The Streptomyces nitrosporeus genome includes a window with the following:
- the cofC gene encoding 2-phospho-L-lactate guanylyltransferase: protein MRTEGEIATNTDPTGSWSLVVPLKPLARAKSRLGASAGEELRPRLALAFAQDTVAAALSCPAVRDVVVVTDDPVARAAVAELGARTVADVPAAGLDAALEHGVRTVRARRPGAAVAALNADLPALRSGELARVLEFSAAFPRAFVTDAQGIGTTFLSAAPGVELRPAFGGPSRARHLASGAVEVPGPGLDSVRRDVDTADDLRVALALGVGRWTAAVGAGAPRAPVPRPPVRARAEG from the coding sequence ATGCGCACGGAGGGGGAGATCGCCACGAACACCGACCCGACCGGCTCCTGGTCCCTGGTCGTCCCGCTGAAACCGCTCGCCCGTGCCAAGAGCAGGCTGGGGGCGAGCGCCGGGGAGGAGTTGCGCCCGAGGCTGGCGCTGGCGTTCGCCCAGGACACGGTGGCCGCCGCGCTGTCCTGTCCGGCGGTGCGGGATGTGGTGGTCGTCACGGACGATCCGGTGGCGCGGGCGGCGGTGGCGGAGCTCGGGGCCCGTACGGTGGCGGACGTTCCGGCGGCCGGTCTCGACGCGGCGCTGGAGCACGGGGTGCGGACGGTGCGCGCCCGGCGCCCGGGTGCGGCGGTGGCGGCGCTCAACGCGGATCTCCCCGCCCTGCGGTCCGGGGAGCTGGCGCGGGTGCTCGAATTCTCCGCCGCATTCCCCCGGGCATTCGTCACCGATGCCCAGGGAATCGGCACCACTTTCCTTTCCGCCGCCCCGGGCGTGGAATTGCGGCCTGCTTTCGGCGGGCCCTCCCGCGCACGGCACCTCGCGTCGGGGGCGGTGGAGGTGCCCGGTCCCGGTCTCGACTCGGTCCGCCGGGACGTGGACACGGCGGACGATCTGCGGGTGGCGCTGGCCCTCGGGGTGGGCCGGTGGACGGCCGCGGTGGGCGCCGGTGCCCCGCGGGCCCCCGTTCCCCGTCCGCCCGTCCGGGCACGGGCGGAGGGATAG
- the leuD gene encoding 3-isopropylmalate dehydratase small subunit, translating to MEAFTAHTGRVVPLRRSNVDTDQIIPAHWLKKVTRDGFEDGLFEAWRKDGDFVLNRPERSGASVLVAGPDFGTGSSREHAVWALQNYGFKTVISSRFADIFRGNSLKNGLLTVVLDQDVVDRLWELTEADPMAEVTVDLERRQVVAEGVTADFELDENARWRLLNGLDDISLTLQNEADIATYEAARPSYKPQTLKV from the coding sequence ATGGAAGCATTCACCGCCCACACCGGCCGCGTCGTCCCGCTGCGCCGCAGCAACGTCGACACCGACCAGATCATCCCCGCGCACTGGCTGAAGAAGGTCACCCGCGACGGCTTCGAGGACGGGCTCTTCGAGGCGTGGCGCAAGGACGGGGACTTCGTCCTCAACCGTCCCGAGCGCAGCGGTGCCTCGGTCCTGGTGGCCGGCCCCGACTTCGGTACCGGCTCCTCCCGCGAGCACGCCGTCTGGGCTCTGCAGAACTACGGTTTCAAGACCGTCATCTCCTCCCGGTTCGCCGACATCTTCCGCGGCAACTCGCTGAAGAACGGCCTGTTGACCGTCGTCCTGGACCAGGACGTCGTCGACCGGCTGTGGGAGCTGACGGAGGCCGACCCGATGGCCGAGGTCACCGTCGACCTGGAGAGGCGGCAGGTCGTCGCCGAGGGCGTCACCGCCGACTTCGAACTCGACGAGAACGCCCGCTGGCGGCTGCTGAACGGTCTCGACGACATCAGCCTCACCCTTCAGAACGAAGCGGACATCGCGACGTACGAGGCGGCCCGGCCCTCCTACAAACCGCAGACGCTCAAGGTCTGA
- a CDS encoding HU family DNA-binding protein has product MNKAQLVEAIADKLGGRQQAADAVDVVLDAIVRAVVAGDRVSVTGFGSFEKVDRPARYARNPQTGERVRVKKTSVPRFRAGQGFKDLVSGSKKLPKGGEVSVKKAPKGSLSGGSSTRTTAKAAAKKATAKKATARKTTAAAKKTTATAKKASPAKKTTTAAKKTTATAKKASPAKTTAAAKKTTAAKTAPAKKTTAKTAPAKKTTARKTAAKKATTRKK; this is encoded by the coding sequence GTGAACAAGGCGCAGCTCGTAGAAGCGATTGCCGACAAGCTCGGCGGCCGTCAGCAGGCCGCCGACGCCGTCGACGTGGTGCTCGACGCGATCGTCCGTGCGGTCGTCGCCGGCGACCGGGTCTCGGTCACCGGTTTCGGCTCGTTCGAGAAGGTCGACCGCCCGGCCCGCTACGCCCGCAACCCGCAGACGGGCGAGCGGGTGCGGGTCAAGAAGACCTCCGTGCCCCGCTTCCGCGCGGGCCAGGGCTTCAAGGACCTGGTGAGCGGCTCCAAGAAGCTCCCCAAGGGCGGCGAGGTCTCCGTCAAGAAGGCACCCAAGGGCAGCCTCTCGGGCGGTTCTTCCACCCGTACGACGGCGAAGGCGGCCGCCAAGAAGGCCACCGCCAAGAAGGCGACGGCACGCAAGACCACCGCCGCCGCGAAGAAGACCACGGCGACGGCGAAGAAGGCGTCCCCGGCGAAGAAGACCACGACGGCCGCGAAGAAGACCACGGCGACGGCGAAGAAGGCGTCCCCGGCGAAGACCACGGCAGCGGCCAAGAAGACCACCGCCGCCAAGACCGCGCCCGCCAAGAAGACCACCGCGAAGACGGCGCCGGCCAAGAAGACCACGGCCCGCAAGACCGCGGCCAAGAAGGCCACCACGCGTAAGAAGTGA